In Arachis hypogaea cultivar Tifrunner chromosome 7, arahy.Tifrunner.gnm2.J5K5, whole genome shotgun sequence, the genomic window AGAAAGGCTTGATATGAAAAATTGGGTCTGGTGCTAATGTCCGCATCTTCTAAGATTCCTGGCTCCACCACCATTGCCCTTTAATGTCCCACAAGCTGCAACCACAATCCCACCGAATCTGCAAGTGTATTATGTTAGTGTTCTACTAAATCCTAATAGAAACTGGAACAGGAATCCGATTGAATCAATTTTTTCAATTTGatatatgcaataaaattttttcaatcaaaccaacagaggaggaggatgaagttGATTGGTGTTAGACAAAATCTGAAATATATGAAGTTGGGTCAGGATACAAGATTACTTATGGGTTCTTCTATTCTCTTACTTTACTGAGGCCTCAAAACACCCAAAATAACAGAGTATGGAATagcatttgaaaattgaaattacctcATAAGATTAAGGCTTTTATGTAGAAGAATCTTCATGAAAAGCTTCTGGTGTTGCAACAAATTCACCGATCCCCACTACTTGCCCAAGATGCATGGTGAAAGATGAATCAATTTTTCATGCCTTGTTCCAATGTCCTCTGTCTTCAATAATCTAGAGAATAAGCTCAATAACTCCTGATCTATGGCAGAGAGAAGATGAGACCTTTTTCAACTGGTGGCAACGAGCCTTATCTTGGACAGCAGCTCAATTTGAGGGTAGCCAACAGATCCTCCTCATCGCGACTATGTGCTAGAGAATTTGAAAGGCGAGAAATCGAAGTGTCTTTGAAAAGCTTCTATTTCCACTTTACTGTTACTTTACTTCTTTTAAGCTAGTTGTCATCCAATCACATTTGGTGATAATTGGGAATACCCATTTTCTTTTGTACTTAGTTAtgttaatacttttattttatttataataataaaataacatctatcttagaaaaaaataaattaaaccatacacatatttatacataaatacattggtGGTTaactttaataactaattttaatatatgaatagcattttttatttttatttgtaaatattttttctctttttgtaatttttattagcATGCACAAGTTTATTGGATGGTTATTAAATATGTACTTATAGACAATTTATATATGGTGAGTTTTATGGTGCCTTTTATTATAGTGCTTAAATTATTTAACTTGCTTTTaaaggtaaaaaataaaatatttaaagcaaaaattaaaatatttaaaatttattaaatattatctatttgCCTTTTTTAATAAGTTCGGCACAATCTCAAAAGCACCATAGTATTCACTTTTATATTATAGGAACAACAATCCATGCTTTTGGAATAAGATGTGActatttcatctttaatttttgtttttttttttaatattttcatgaAAGAGCAACGTGATTTAAGGGTGGCATATTTAGTGAAAAACTATGATGCACAACTACGGACATAAGATACAATATGATATAGAATATGCGgacatacaaattttaaaatcttataagatagGGAACacagcatatatataaaatataaaatattttttagataaattacaatgaatttttgatattttattggtattaaaatataaaatattttttaactgtttttaatgtcatcttttaattatataaaagtatttaaaatattttttgttttaataaataataatatatattatttttaaaataatttcaagaatacatgttaagaataaggttGGACACGCTAACACGTGATGCCATATAGatatagttgtcagaaccgaaccgatGATCAAACCGATTAGACTACTAGGTCACTTgatcactggttgaaccggtggATTACCGGTTGACccggtcctatgtaaataaaaaataaaaaatagccaaaaaattaaaattaaaatttaaaatacatattttcactaatattttaagaatatctagctattctaaaataatatggaacatgaacaataagtattttgttaattgtactctatcataaatattttattttatttttatattaaaataactattattttcaaattttaataatttattaattaatttatatctattgtactattatatactataagtatttattgaaaaataatattaatagatattatataattatgaaaagaaaaaataagtgaatttataatcattgttaaataaaaatataattaatttaagaatgagtgagtttataactaaaattaaaataaattaaatagaagtaaactatttgatagaagatatctatatgtattataatttgcaaATATATTTATAAGAAGTATGATAGCTTAGTGCCTATGAATGGCATTTCTCTCATTAAGGAGAGGGGTTCAAAACCCCTTATACGGTTCAAGTATTAGACCGGATCGGTATAGGATTCGTTTAATCGATTTTTTGTCGAACTGATCGGTCCGGTCCGGTTCTAATAACTATGCATAGATGTGTGTCCGGAGaagaatttcttatttttttattaagacatggTTGGACACGGCAGAtacgcgtgtcggacgagtgtcgatGAGTGTCGTATCTGACATGCGAATACCACAACTCAACGAAGTGTTCATgttttataagttaaaaataaaaaatatgatggCGTATTCAATTGAAAGAGCAATTCTTCATGCTTGTTTAGGTGGatttctaagaaaagatcttgttttcaagttatttttttaaaagatcttatagaaaagtaaaaataattttatgtttagatatctcATACCAAAGGATCTTTttttctatcaattatgtttggatataataatataaaagtaattttttgtttatttattatgtgaaaaatatttttttaaagaaaaaatctcttttaaaaaaatgtaaattgtagcttctcaaaaaaatatttttttgatttttctagtgcttttacttttactactagaattTTATTAAACACGCTAAAAAAAATCTTTCTGTAAGttccatattaaaaaaaaatagacaacACTTTCACCGGTTGTATATTCAAAAGAATAGGTAACACTTTCTACTAGTGgctagagcaaaaacaataggtGAAAAGTGTGGTCTAAAACTCTGCTATGAAACATTGTTTTTCGAGAATAggcaacatttttaaaaaattgtcttAATAAGCGTGGTCTTCAAAGCAAACACGTTGCTTTTGACCTAATACAACAACTGCATCTGCAGGCTACCAAAAACATTGCCTCGGACTTCAAAGCGTTGCTCTAGATCAAAAGTAaccgttttcaatttttagttACCTTTTTCTAATTGTTGTTTGGCAGATAAAAATGTTGTAGTGTACCcagaaaaaatataaacaaactaTAAATCAGTGTGACATGATCTTTACTTTTAATGAAAAAActtcaatgaaaaaaaaatcaaggcAGTGCGGCTGAGTGCTATACGCCTATAGACCTATTCACAAGAAAAATGCCTAGTTATCAATTACATAGCTCTCCATCGCAACTTCTTGTATAGGATAAAAGAATACGAAAACAGAGAGTTTTCAAGGCAGAGGTTCTTCTGAGTCTCCCAAACGACATAAATGCAGATATGCATCTGTGCCTGCAAGTAATACCCTTGAATTATGAGAGTTCTCAATAATGAAAAGctaaaacaaaagctaacaactAACTAAATTGCTGATGAATTCCAATCcaaaaaatagagataaaaaaattataatacaaatGGATACTAAAATTTAGCCTCAAATGGAAATTTGGGAGTATATACAATAGAAAATATATAGTTGAGAAAATTCAAAGCCTCACTCTAAAGATTGTAGAAATGCtaggaaaaataaattacattacaCATAGAAAGAATGAATATTGAATTGATGTACTATACATAATAAACAACAAAATGTGGAGAATTGAGGTCGACATAGTTGAGATAACTATATATGAAAAGTAAGCAGAAATGAGACATTATTACATGGAATTAAGTTCAACAATAATTCATCTTCAATGAAAATAGTTCCAAATTATGATAAAATGATGGAAATAAATAAGTCCACTAAATGAAAAATATTGTGAAGGAAAATGAAATGGGAGTAGCAaaatttaattagttagttagttagttatagtTGAGCTATACAATACCATATCCTTCCATGGACAATATTTGAAGGTCACCACCAAAATACTTAGCATACAAGCGGCTAATTGGGAGGCCATGACCATAGCCAGCCATTGTGACAGTATTAGCAATTCCAAGGTCTGAATCTTCATCCAATAATGGATTTGTTCTTGCTGTGCTATACAGATATGTAAATAGCTTTGGAAGTCAACTTCTTGGTATGCCTCCTCCCTCATCTGATATctacaataattaataatttaatatcattCACACCAACCACTTAATAATTAAGACAAAGAACCTCATCAATAGCACCAATAGCATGCAAAAATTAAGGTCAAAATTCAGATAATAAATTTTAGCTTGTGGTACACCCTGTGACATGGGTTTTGCATTGGTGATCATCTTAGAAGTTTTGCTAAAGAAACTACTTAAGGAATAAACAAGAGAGTTTGTatggtaaaataaaataagttcaacTGATCAATCATTGAATAGCATAAAAGTTTATAGCTCCTTCATATTCCCTAACTAGCATGCTAAGCAAATGCTTCATTTTTAACAATCATTTGGCAGTTGACAATAACATTGCTATTAAGCTAGAGTTAAGATTAAAGAATAATTTACAAATTAGATTAAGTCAGTTGAGAATCATCCCTTCATCATTAAGTGCACATTTTTGCTCCTTATCAATAAGAGACTTTTGCAAAGGCCACCACGTTTAATAATGCTTCCTTTCGCTTTGATTTGTTCAATTATAAATATTTCTCACAAATATTTCAGATTTCACttgttatatgtatattttaaacATTCAGTGTTTTAAAGTTTCATCATTAAAGAGAATAgataatttttattacttttatgttaaaattttataaagtCGTATTATATCTTTGGAAAATATTGTCATTAACTTAATAACAACTATGCTTGGGGACAATAGCTATTCCTTCTTAGTTCTTATCTTAAAATCGTTATATTCAACTTTCTATGATCTTCTATTCATTAGTTTTTTAACAACcagaaacataaaataatatcCTATTTTATACATACAAAGTTAGACTTCAATCATGAAAAGATGCAATGAAAAAGTCCAATTTGGAGAAATAATATATGATAACTCATGCATTCTCATAAAAAACATGTGTGACTAAGCATTATCCAGAAAGTAGGAATCACATTTTTCAGTTGAATTCATTGAATTTGGCTAAATACCTTTATGGTAACATCTTCTATTCCATCAGCAATAATGATTCTAATGGGAGGTGCAACTCTGTCATCATCCATAAATCGCTCTTGGATAGCTCGCAATGAATTCTTAACCAACTCAAATACCATATGATGCAAGTGACTTGGAACATACCTGATGTGAAACGAAAAAAGAAACAACAACAGCATTTCTATTGTATAagcagaaaataaacaagaaaattgaaTCCACCATTGAAGTAAGAAGGTAGTTACGAACGGAAAAGTAAAATCAGGATCGCCATATATTGTTACTTCTGGTGCGTTGCCATATTCGCGATAACACATAGCTCGTGCATCTTCAATGGCATTCCTAGTCACATCCAAAGGAGACATTTTTTTGTGTATACAACCAACACAATTTGGATTTGGATTAGGTTTGTGCAATTCTAAATGTTGCCCTGTTCCAACACGTTAAACATGAAAAAGGGACAGAGATAAACATACAATATTTTACTAGATTTTGAACCACTACCAAATTTGGAGCAAACAAaacttaaaagaaattaaatattttttgaattagaACTAACCAATAAGCATACGGATTCCAATTCTTGACAGGAAAAAACGGTCAAGGAACTCATGAATCTCAGTATGATCTTCAATAGCAGTATTTGCATTCATAGTTCTCTTTAATTGCGAAACACCCAAGGCCATTGTTGGCACCACATTGTCATGCCTCACCTTAATAGCCTTGATAATCTTAGTGAATTCTTTTTCATCACTCATGTCTTTTATCTCACGAAAAGATCTAAGATCACGGAACGAATCCAAGTACCAATCTCTAACCTAAAAATCACAAAACGCAGCACAAtcaaaaatgaaattgaagatcAATAATTACCACAAAGTAAGAAACCCTATTATGCACAAATAATATATAACACTTATTAAATCTGCgacttatttttgttaaaattgtcGTATTTACCTACCAACAAGATTCATATTGGTATAAATGCAACATAGAAGAAAAGTAAAAGCAACGATAGTGTAATGTGCCTTGAGAACAGCAGGTTTTTTAGATAAGCCACAAGGAAGATTCTCGAGCTCGATGGATCTTCGTGCAATTCTAACGGGAAGCTCACTGTGAAGAAACTGAGCAGAGAGGAGGAGGTTCTTGTCAGTAGGGTTGGACCCGAATTCCATCATGTACTTTAAGGTCACACCGTGTTGTTTCATGGATCCCCACTGGTGCACCTCTTCCATCACTTTCTTTGAGATTCTCATTGCCATGCATGGTAGCTCTGTAGTCCTGCTTCTTTtgcaacaaaaaacaaaaaatttgctCAACAATACATATGGTTACAATTATTTATAATCAGGGCTAAAAATAGTAATTATTACATGTTTTATAGTGTAATACTAGTTTTATCTCCCGTGCCAAGCACGGGCATTAAGATTATAattgtaaataaatattattcaataaaaaaatgaattaaattattttcaaaaaaatggttGTGGCCAGCAAAGTTTATGATTGGGAACAtcaaataatcatcaatgatgatttaatggtgGTGGATTGGAGTGAGATTTCATAAAATGACTCAACGTTCTCGACGGATTACATGCtatccaaaattaaataaaattgctaACCCACTAGAGTTTTCCTTTAAAAATAATTGTTTGTATAGATATGTATTATATAAAGAATAATATTTAATATGTAATTAAGTAAGAGAAAAATGTTCTTTATTTATTCTTTAAGAGTTAGAAGAACTGCGTACCGAAAAGATTACAAAAGGAGCACATGAGAGGTCAACTGATCAAGGGAGAATGTTAGGTAGCATCCCGGTAAAAACTTCTCTATAGACCACATTAATAGTATGATCTGAAACTTTGCTGTTAGAATCAACGGATAAAATCTTCAGTCCAAAATGCATGCTGACCCGAGAAAGCGCAACATAAAGCTGACCATGAGTAAAAATAGGCCTCAAAAGATAGATGCCAACGGTTGACAGCGTTTGGCCTTGGGACTTGTTTATGGTCATCGCAAAGCAAAGAGCAACCGAAAATTGGCGTCGAGTAAACCTGATTGGTAATGTATCGTTATTGGGTGACATGTTCATCCTAGGAATAAATACAACATCACCAGTATTACGACCTGCTAAGATGACGCACTCAATGATATGGTCACCAAGACGTTTAACCTGCATGCGTGTACCATTGCATAGTCCATTGGATTGGTCAATATTGCGAAGAAGCATCACAGGAACACCGATTTTAAGAACTAACCAGTGTTGGGGAATTCCTGAACAATTTAGCGCATTCAATGATTCGGTGCTCATTGTATATAATTCAGATTCCAGGTGACCATCTTCACTAATTAGTGTATCAGAGCTCAAGTATACCCTCTCGTTGCCAGGGATCAAAGACATCACATGATTGTTTACTTCATTAACGACATCAAGTGTTGGTGCTAATATACTCCTACCCTTAAAATAATCCACGCTAGAAGAATAGAGTAAGATGTCAGGATAAACGAACAACACCAAATCATGCAGACAGGGATACTCAACATTAAGCAGCAAGTTGTTGGGTATTCTGATCACTGATTCGCCATCGGCATTGTCTCCGATTAACCCGTCACCAACTTGAAGCAACCATGTAGCAAATTCCTTCAATTGTACACCATGGATATCTCGTGAACCACGGGACAGTCTCATGTTTTCAGTTAACTGCAACACTTGGTAAGATTGCCACAAGTTCGAAGCATTAATACACGAATGAACGATCTTTTCCCGAGAACCACGAGGAATCACAGGCAATATCTGACGGAAATCACCTCCTAGAACAACAATTTTCCCACCAAATGGGGCATGAAGAATATATCCACGATCAAATCGAAGAACATCCTTAAGGCATTTGTCTAGCGCTTCGAAGCAAAATTTATTTAACATAGGTGCCTCGTCCCATATAACTAATTTTGCAGATGAAATAAGACGCGCGAGGGGTGTGGCTTGCCTTATATTACAAATAGAGTCCTGGTTAACACTAAGCGGAACCTTAAAGCGTGAATGAGCAGTTCGTCCATTAGGCAACAATAGAGCTGCAATGCCACTGGATGCAACATTGAGGACAATATCACCCTTAGACCTTATCGAAGCAGACAGCGCATTCCATTGAAAGGTCTTACCAGTTCCACCATAACCACAGACAAAGAAAAAACCACCAACGTCACGACGAACTGCATTTGCTATTGTGTCGAACGCAATGCGCTGGTCTCGATTCAACCAGGAAATCAAATCCACGGCGACACTTGCCAATTCTGTCCTGTCGAAATTTAGCTCATCAGAAAAGATTGTGTCGGAAGGTTCAGGTAAACCAGCATAATCAAGAAACGGCATGTCAGGAAAGTCTTTCAAGCTCCGACCATTCGGCTGCAAGAGTTTTTCAATTTCGGCAAGCGTGATAGACTTAATCTCATGAACAGAATGCTGAAaacctaaaagaaaaaaaatgcaacgtAGTTACATAAGAAACAAACTGGACACGATGACgaagggaaaataaaataaatgcatAACAAACTGCAAGAGATGGAGAAGACCGGACGTTTTTGAATGGAATGGTATGAATTTATTGCGAAACAGTAACTAGATAGTAAAAGCAATCCGGAAACTTTACCTAAGTGATGTCTTCCAGAAAGAAGCGAGTTGTCCACGCAATGTTGCCAACATTTCTCCCACACCATGTCAGGACGCACAATGTTGTTCGACATCAAAAGCATTGCAAACAATCTCCTGATATAATTCGGCGATGCCCATGAGCTGGCTTCATTAAGTGCATCAATAAATTCCCTATCATCCTGCAATAACCCTAGGGCATAACAGGCATCTTTGAATGTATCGTACACAACCCCGCCAATGGAACGCACATCAGCAAATGTCTGGCAccctttttgataattcaataacaTATGAAGGTAGTACTCCTCTCCATGCGAGTGAGGAATATGTGTGAGACGACCTATGACATTCCCTTGCTTCTGTGGCCTCCACATATACCCCTGCTTATCCCAGACAAAAAATCACGGCATCTCCGCGTAAGTCAGTGTACGGGCCAGATCAAAATTCTTGTTAGCCTTAAACCAACCAATAAATATACTATCCTTTGAGACCGCA contains:
- the LOC112701428 gene encoding uncharacterized protein, giving the protein MWRPQKQGNVIGRLTHIPHSHGEEYYLHMLLNYQKGCQTFADVRSIGGVVYDTFKDACYALGLLQDDREFIDALNEASSWASPNYIRRLFAMLLMSNNIVRPDMVWEKCWQHCVDNSLLSGRHHLGFQHSVHEIKSITLAEIEKLLQPNGRSLKDFPDMPFLDYAGLPEPSDTIFSDELNFDRTELASVAVDLISWLNRDQRIAFDTIANAVRRDVGGFFFVCGYGGTGKTFQWNALSASIRSKGDIVLNVASSGIAALLLPNGRTAHSRFKVPLSVNQDSICNIRQATPLARLISSAKLVIWDEAPMLNKFCFEALDKCLKDVLRFDRGYILHAPFGGKIVVLGGDFRQILPVIPRGSREKIVHSCINASNLWQSYQVLQLTENMRLSRGSRDIHGVQLKEFATWLLQVGDGLIGDNADGESVIRIPNNLLLNVEYPCLHDLVLFVYPDILLYSSSVDYFKGRSILAPTLDVVNEVNNHVMSLIPGNERVYLSSDTLISEDGHLESELYTMSTESLNALNCSGIPQHWLVLKIGVPVMLLRNIDQSNGLCNGTRMQVKRLGDHIIECVILAGRNTGDVVFIPRMNMSPNNDTLPIRFTRRQFSVALCFAMTINKSQGQTLSTVGIYLLRPIFTHGQLYVALSRVSMHFGLKILSVDSNSKVSDHTINVVYREVFTGMLPNILP